A region from the Algoriphagus machipongonensis genome encodes:
- a CDS encoding efflux RND transporter periplasmic adaptor subunit, which produces MDRKIKKKTWTPRKIAWIAGGVILVAGIIYQIGFADHRSTMNVEQDRLSVATVKTGEFTDYILVSGQIEPAQTFYLDAVEGGMVAEIVRESGALVDVGDTILMMANSNLQLDVMQRETMLYEQINNLRQTRLFLDQNDLSQQGQLAEIDYQISLLEPQYKRFKELHEKKLVSDREFEEVKEQYEYNLKRKELTYASYRSDSIARSYQLQQLRQSENRMNASLDGVGNILNNLVIKAPISGQLAMEQIEVGQAINSGERYGQIDVLDEFKVRVPIDELYLPRIGQGLKGKFTLSGVDHELEIMKIYPTITNGRFEVDMKFTGESPQGIRRGQSVRIRLELGDSEQSLLLPTGGFFKDTGGNWVFVLNSSGNAEKRNIRLGRKNPEYYEVLEGLVEGEKVIVSGYENFGDNEILNLN; this is translated from the coding sequence ATGGATAGAAAAATAAAAAAGAAAACCTGGACTCCCAGGAAAATTGCTTGGATTGCTGGCGGTGTCATATTGGTCGCTGGAATTATTTATCAAATCGGATTTGCGGATCATCGATCTACAATGAATGTGGAACAGGATAGACTTAGTGTTGCCACTGTGAAGACAGGGGAATTTACTGACTACATTCTCGTTTCCGGCCAAATCGAACCTGCGCAGACATTTTACCTGGATGCGGTAGAAGGGGGGATGGTCGCTGAGATAGTTCGTGAGTCTGGAGCGCTAGTAGATGTCGGAGATACCATCTTGATGATGGCCAATTCTAATTTGCAGCTAGATGTAATGCAGAGGGAAACTATGCTTTACGAGCAAATTAATAACCTCCGTCAGACTAGACTTTTTCTGGATCAGAATGATTTGAGTCAGCAAGGGCAATTGGCAGAGATCGATTATCAGATTAGCTTACTTGAGCCTCAGTATAAAAGATTCAAAGAGCTACATGAGAAAAAGCTGGTTTCGGATCGAGAATTTGAAGAAGTAAAAGAGCAGTACGAATATAATCTGAAAAGAAAAGAATTGACTTATGCTTCTTACAGAAGTGACTCTATAGCAAGGTCTTATCAGCTTCAGCAGTTGAGACAATCTGAAAATAGAATGAACGCTTCCTTAGATGGTGTAGGTAATATTTTGAATAACCTGGTGATTAAAGCCCCGATTTCCGGTCAACTGGCAATGGAACAAATTGAGGTGGGTCAGGCGATTAATTCAGGCGAGCGATACGGTCAGATAGATGTGTTGGATGAATTTAAAGTTCGTGTGCCAATCGATGAATTATACCTTCCGAGAATTGGACAAGGTTTGAAAGGAAAGTTCACATTGAGTGGAGTAGACCATGAGCTTGAAATCATGAAAATCTATCCAACTATCACCAATGGTCGATTTGAAGTAGATATGAAGTTTACAGGGGAGAGTCCACAAGGAATTAGAAGAGGACAAAGTGTGAGAATTAGGTTGGAGCTTGGTGATTCTGAGCAGAGTTTATTATTGCCAACAGGTGGTTTCTTTAAGGATACTGGAGGAAACTGGGTATTTGTCTTGAATTCTTCTGGAAATGCAGAAAAGAGAAATATCCGACTGGGAAGGAAAAACCCAGAGTATTATGAAGTCTTAGAAGGATTAGTAGAAGGAGAAAAAGTAATTGTCTCTGGATATGAAAACTTTGGTGACAACGAGATTTTGAACTTGAATTAG
- a CDS encoding ABC transporter ATP-binding protein has translation MQNVIKTVNLRKMYATEEVETTALDSIQIEIKKGEFVAIMGPSGCGKSTLLNILGLLDNPDDGEYHFLDQEVARFSERQRSSLRKGNIGFVFQSFNLIDELTVFENVELPLLYLKIPADERKTRVEEVLTRMNIMHRRNHFPQQLSGGQQQRVAIARAIVAKPSVILADEPTGNLDSTNGEEVMRLLEELNNEGTTIVMVTHSPHDANYAHRVINLFDGKVVTENIREQFHV, from the coding sequence ATGCAAAACGTAATCAAAACCGTCAATCTTAGAAAGATGTATGCGACTGAAGAGGTGGAAACCACTGCTTTGGATAGCATTCAGATCGAAATCAAGAAAGGTGAATTTGTCGCTATTATGGGGCCTTCTGGATGTGGTAAATCCACATTATTGAACATCCTTGGATTATTGGATAATCCAGATGATGGAGAATACCATTTTCTAGATCAGGAAGTAGCTAGATTTTCAGAAAGACAGAGATCTTCTCTAAGAAAAGGGAACATCGGATTTGTATTCCAGAGCTTTAACCTGATCGATGAATTGACAGTATTCGAAAATGTGGAGCTTCCACTATTATACTTGAAAATCCCTGCTGATGAGCGCAAGACAAGAGTTGAAGAGGTATTGACTCGTATGAATATCATGCATAGAAGAAATCACTTCCCTCAGCAGCTTTCAGGTGGTCAGCAGCAGCGTGTGGCGATTGCAAGAGCTATCGTGGCAAAGCCTTCTGTGATCCTTGCCGATGAGCCTACAGGTAACTTGGATTCTACCAATGGTGAAGAAGTAATGAGACTTCTGGAAGAATTAAATAATGAAGGAACTACCATCGTAATGGTTACTCACTCACCGCATGATGCTAATTATGCTCACAGAGTCATCAATCTATTTGATGGTAAAGTGGTGACTGAAAATATCCGCGAGCAGTTTCATGTTTAA
- a CDS encoding ABC transporter permease, whose amino-acid sequence MKSKHIFAINLFGLTVGLTTVILILLWVKDEVSVNRYHSKIDQIYQVMTNHDNSTGIVTIPYTPAEMAEAMSSELTQVEAATAISPFIEGVSLEQGETKMNGNGFFVDQEYFQIFDRDFLAGNPEKALTDINAITISETLANKLFGSPQLALGKSIKWQVFDFENEVEVTGVYKDFGKLDLIKPDFLLAFPYFKNMLGDGAHWDNFNASAAVLLKEGTDESGFNEQIADFIKDKEADSNVSVFVQPYGDTYLYGTYEDGKIAGGRISYVKIFSAIAIFILIIACINFMNLTTARSMSRLKEIGVKKSMGASRGGLFTQFITESLVLTFFALILAVLTAFILQPLFNQITSKTLTLSFQPDIVLILLAVWLITGLLAGIYPAIYLSKFKPVEVMKSNLKGSFGELLARKGLVVFQFSISLLLIIGISVLSKQMNYIQNQNLGYNQAHLLELNASGIAPNQLSTYLEETKKVPGVSNASSLSHPLVGLASSTIGLTWEGKNEEEQVKFENITVNMGLIETMGFEMADGRAFSPDFGEEENKIILNEAAVKTIGFQDPVGQIVNLWGDDKEVIGVVKDFHFESLKEKVKPAFLKYDPGFAQKVMVRIESDDQQASIAGVSEVYEKFTGQPLSYSFMDEDYQSLYASEQRASDLAKYFGTTAIFLSCLGLFGLAAFTAEKRKKEIGVRKVMGASLVSILSLVSKDFIALILVAILIAVPLAWYFANNWLQTYAFQTDLSWWIFAGSGILLILISLLTVGYQAFKAASANPVNSLRSE is encoded by the coding sequence ATGAAGTCCAAACATATTTTTGCTATTAATCTTTTTGGATTAACAGTTGGACTGACCACAGTAATACTGATTTTATTGTGGGTAAAAGATGAAGTTAGTGTCAATAGATACCATTCAAAAATCGATCAGATTTATCAGGTGATGACGAATCATGACAATTCCACTGGAATAGTCACTATTCCTTACACGCCTGCTGAGATGGCGGAGGCAATGAGTTCCGAGCTTACCCAAGTGGAAGCAGCAACTGCCATTTCACCCTTTATCGAAGGTGTTTCCCTTGAACAAGGGGAGACCAAAATGAATGGGAATGGCTTTTTCGTGGACCAGGAATACTTTCAGATTTTTGACCGTGATTTCTTAGCAGGAAATCCGGAAAAAGCTTTGACTGATATCAATGCAATTACCATTTCTGAAACTTTGGCCAACAAATTATTCGGAAGCCCTCAACTGGCTTTGGGAAAATCTATAAAGTGGCAGGTTTTTGATTTTGAAAATGAAGTGGAGGTGACTGGTGTTTACAAAGACTTTGGCAAGCTTGACTTGATAAAACCTGACTTCCTACTTGCATTTCCCTATTTCAAAAATATGTTAGGAGATGGAGCGCATTGGGATAATTTCAATGCTTCTGCTGCAGTTTTACTAAAAGAAGGAACTGACGAATCAGGTTTTAATGAGCAGATTGCTGACTTCATCAAAGATAAGGAAGCGGATTCCAATGTTTCTGTTTTTGTGCAACCCTATGGGGATACGTATCTCTATGGTACTTATGAAGATGGAAAAATAGCGGGTGGAAGAATTAGCTATGTGAAAATTTTCTCCGCGATTGCGATCTTTATCCTAATCATTGCCTGCATCAATTTCATGAATTTGACCACTGCCAGGTCCATGAGCAGATTGAAAGAAATCGGTGTCAAAAAATCGATGGGTGCAAGTCGAGGAGGTCTATTTACACAATTTATCACCGAGTCATTGGTTTTGACCTTTTTTGCTTTGATTTTGGCAGTTTTAACCGCTTTTATTCTCCAGCCCTTATTTAATCAAATTACTTCCAAGACACTGACACTTTCTTTCCAGCCGGATATAGTATTAATTCTTCTTGCTGTTTGGTTGATAACAGGACTTTTGGCAGGCATTTATCCTGCGATTTATTTGTCCAAATTCAAACCGGTGGAGGTAATGAAATCCAATCTTAAGGGGAGTTTTGGAGAGCTACTTGCCAGAAAAGGACTAGTAGTATTCCAGTTTTCAATTTCTTTGTTGCTCATAATTGGCATCTCTGTTTTGAGTAAGCAAATGAACTACATCCAAAATCAAAATTTGGGCTACAACCAAGCCCATTTATTGGAGTTGAATGCTTCAGGAATCGCCCCCAATCAATTGAGTACCTACCTAGAAGAAACCAAGAAAGTCCCTGGAGTTAGCAATGCCTCCAGTTTGTCCCATCCATTGGTTGGTTTGGCAAGTTCCACAATCGGTCTGACCTGGGAAGGAAAAAATGAGGAGGAGCAGGTGAAGTTTGAAAATATCACAGTGAACATGGGTTTGATCGAAACCATGGGATTTGAAATGGCAGATGGAAGGGCTTTTTCACCCGATTTTGGTGAGGAAGAAAATAAAATTATTCTCAATGAAGCTGCAGTTAAAACCATCGGTTTTCAGGATCCGGTAGGTCAAATTGTAAACCTATGGGGAGATGATAAAGAGGTGATCGGGGTCGTTAAAGATTTTCATTTTGAGTCTTTGAAAGAAAAAGTAAAGCCCGCATTTCTTAAATATGACCCAGGATTTGCTCAGAAAGTTATGGTGAGAATTGAATCCGATGATCAGCAAGCAAGTATTGCAGGAGTTTCTGAAGTTTATGAAAAATTCACGGGTCAACCTTTGAGCTATTCTTTTATGGATGAGGACTATCAGTCACTTTATGCATCCGAACAAAGAGCTTCTGATTTGGCTAAATATTTTGGTACAACAGCCATTTTCCTTTCCTGTTTGGGACTATTTGGATTGGCGGCATTTACTGCAGAGAAGCGAAAGAAGGAAATCGGGGTAAGAAAGGTTATGGGAGCTTCTTTGGTTAGTATCCTGAGCTTAGTTTCCAAAGATTTTATCGCATTGATTTTAGTGGCAATTCTTATTGCAGTGCCCTTGGCCTGGTATTTTGCTAATAATTGGCTACAGACCTATGCTTTCCAAACTGATTTGAGTTGGTGGATATTTGCAGGATCCGGGATTTTATTGATTCTGATTTCCCTCTTAACTGTAGGGTATCAAGCTTTCAAAGCAGCTTCTGCAAATCCGGTTAATTCTCTTCGTTCAGAGTAG
- a CDS encoding ABC transporter permease, translated as MLKNYFKIALRNLKKHKFYTFINVLGLSVGVAVCMIISIFVINELSYDKHFKDADRIYRIHSDIIFGGNHWNMVQAPAPMVDALPQEFPEVEYAVNFRQRGSYLVKKTDENIKEDNVIWASKDFFNVFGTRLLEGSPDGVLAEPNTMAISKSAAEKYFPGESALGKSLILDNDMDFRISGVYEDIPQNTHFHFDFLLSMEGLEEAQTTSWLSNNFATYLKIRDDADPENLNQKLKSLVKKNVEPELSKVFGEGATLDEMLADGGKMEYDLQPLLDIHLKSDLMGEFEPNFNITYIYLFVAIALFILVIACINFMNLSTARSSNRAKEVGIRKVMGSFRSHLIRQFLMESILLSVISFLIAIPLVAILLPIFNDLAGRSLVLPFAQPLFYGVIVLGAIGTGILAGIYPSFFLSGFKPISILKGQVSMGMKSGMIRSSLVVFQFSISIILIIATVAVFNQLNYIQNKKIGFTKEQVITVDDVYALGDQAESFKREVLSSSMMESGTITGYLPVAGTWRSDTPWWAEGKDPKQTENLVSLQNWQVDYDYIHTMGMEIADGRDFSLDFPSDSSAVILNETAASQFNFEGDPIGQKIYTMAGNNETMNLDNLREKTVVGIVKNFHFESLKENIGSVMIFLSERPRGIASFRFNSSNTDEVINFIEAKWNEMAPGQPFTYSFLDDRFGKMYASESRLGKVFGIFAGFAIVIACLGLFALTAFTAEQRTKEIGIRKVLGSSIGSIIVLLSKEFTKLVVIAFLIASPIAWWVMNKWLEDYEFKQELGLSVFLGAGFFAILIALITTSYQSIKAATANPVNSLKSE; from the coding sequence ATGCTTAAGAATTATTTTAAAATCGCTCTTAGAAATTTAAAAAAGCATAAGTTTTATACTTTTATTAATGTTCTAGGCCTATCAGTAGGAGTGGCAGTTTGTATGATCATTTCGATTTTTGTGATCAACGAATTAAGCTATGACAAGCATTTCAAAGATGCAGATAGAATTTACAGAATTCACTCCGATATCATTTTTGGAGGGAACCATTGGAATATGGTTCAAGCACCCGCTCCAATGGTGGATGCTCTTCCTCAGGAATTCCCTGAAGTTGAGTATGCAGTGAATTTTAGACAGAGGGGTTCCTACCTAGTGAAAAAAACAGATGAGAATATTAAAGAAGATAATGTCATCTGGGCTAGCAAAGATTTTTTCAACGTATTTGGAACAAGGCTTTTAGAAGGAAGTCCAGATGGAGTTTTAGCGGAGCCAAATACCATGGCTATCAGTAAGAGTGCAGCTGAAAAATATTTCCCAGGAGAAAGTGCCTTGGGAAAATCCTTGATTTTGGATAATGACATGGATTTTAGGATCAGCGGAGTGTATGAGGATATCCCTCAAAACACGCATTTCCATTTTGACTTTTTGCTGTCAATGGAAGGTCTAGAAGAAGCTCAAACTACTTCATGGTTGAGCAATAACTTTGCGACCTATCTCAAAATCAGAGATGATGCAGATCCCGAAAACTTAAATCAAAAACTTAAATCTCTGGTCAAAAAGAATGTTGAGCCAGAGCTAAGTAAAGTTTTTGGAGAAGGAGCAACTTTGGATGAAATGCTTGCAGATGGTGGTAAAATGGAATATGATCTTCAGCCGCTATTGGATATCCACTTAAAAAGTGATTTGATGGGAGAGTTTGAACCCAATTTTAATATTACTTATATATACCTTTTTGTCGCGATCGCTTTGTTTATTCTAGTGATTGCTTGTATCAATTTCATGAACCTATCTACTGCAAGGTCTTCGAATCGTGCCAAGGAAGTAGGTATCAGAAAAGTGATGGGTTCCTTTAGATCCCATTTGATCAGACAGTTTTTGATGGAGTCCATTCTATTAAGCGTGATTTCATTTTTGATCGCGATCCCACTGGTAGCCATCTTACTTCCCATATTCAATGATTTGGCGGGCAGATCTCTTGTGTTACCATTTGCTCAACCCCTGTTTTATGGAGTCATAGTGCTTGGAGCTATAGGAACGGGTATTTTGGCAGGGATTTATCCTTCCTTCTTCCTTTCTGGTTTTAAGCCAATCAGCATCCTAAAAGGGCAAGTTTCTATGGGAATGAAAAGTGGAATGATCCGAAGTTCATTAGTGGTGTTTCAATTTTCAATTTCCATCATCTTAATCATAGCGACAGTCGCGGTGTTTAACCAGCTGAATTATATTCAGAACAAGAAAATAGGCTTTACAAAGGAGCAGGTTATTACGGTGGATGATGTTTATGCACTGGGAGATCAGGCAGAGTCTTTTAAGCGGGAAGTGCTTTCCAGCAGTATGATGGAATCAGGCACCATTACCGGATATTTACCTGTAGCAGGGACTTGGAGAAGTGATACTCCTTGGTGGGCAGAGGGGAAAGACCCTAAGCAAACAGAGAATTTGGTCAGTTTACAAAACTGGCAAGTGGATTATGATTACATCCATACCATGGGGATGGAAATCGCTGATGGAAGAGATTTCTCCTTGGATTTTCCATCTGATTCCAGTGCTGTTATTTTAAATGAGACAGCTGCATCACAGTTCAATTTTGAGGGTGATCCGATCGGTCAAAAAATCTATACCATGGCTGGAAATAACGAAACGATGAACTTGGACAATCTGCGAGAAAAGACAGTTGTAGGGATTGTGAAGAATTTCCATTTTGAATCGCTGAAGGAGAATATTGGTTCGGTAATGATTTTTCTAAGTGAACGTCCACGTGGTATTGCTTCCTTCCGATTTAACTCCTCCAATACCGATGAGGTGATAAATTTTATTGAGGCTAAATGGAATGAAATGGCCCCTGGTCAGCCTTTTACTTATTCCTTCTTGGATGATCGATTTGGTAAAATGTACGCATCAGAAAGCCGTTTGGGTAAAGTGTTCGGTATTTTCGCAGGCTTTGCGATTGTCATTGCTTGTTTAGGTTTGTTTGCTTTAACTGCCTTTACAGCAGAGCAGAGAACAAAAGAAATTGGAATCCGAAAAGTTTTAGGTTCCAGTATAGGAAGTATTATTGTGCTACTTTCCAAAGAATTTACAAAGCTCGTTGTAATCGCGTTTCTAATCGCTTCTCCAATTGCTTGGTGGGTGATGAATAAATGGTTGGAGGATTATGAGTTTAAGCAAGAACTCGGTTTATCAGTCTTCTTAGGTGCTGGCTTTTTTGCCATATTAATTGCTTTGATTACTACCAGCTATCAATCAATCAAAGCTGCCACTGCTAACCCGGTTAATTCACTGAAAAGCGAATAA
- a CDS encoding M43 family zinc metalloprotease, with translation MKTQKRTIPVFLFIFSCLAIFACSNLEDEKLTEFRNQVAEIKITAYDTVFSTISKTQTLKIFPEFLNGFGQEVFLEETPKQLLYINDEVSRDFIIDSSEETEYAVYLKIGNLKSNTLKIKVMDVSPTKYISRIEVNMGDSTFAPYAINGVSKVDLNARIYDYQGREFTPTNYPKFSIWFDGVEYQNPRDIPIERSGTIPFYAISGENKSEVKYIISREKPDLSRVYSLPVIFHLVGRPNSYQFKSEEIPGILEKTNAHFRNEQRPFRKSHNAVESGIQFTLALTDTLGNLLEEPGIHRIETDVIVFPFNSDLTNKFVFEHLWDPEKYVNVFIMDLTKAGGFANYPREYPADQVPPLNFNYMAAVDPTSSNKSLTLTHELGHFLGLRHIFNLDENYPCEDGDGFPDTESYLRNKDLFTYHLPIFCNGIPFFSTNQMDYVGVRNSFTLDQVLKMREVVAKNIYLPAIDSKGRVEPGPFVKGTLDLTVKAIE, from the coding sequence ATGAAAACCCAAAAAAGAACCATTCCAGTATTTTTATTTATTTTTTCATGCTTAGCTATCTTCGCTTGTAGCAATTTAGAAGATGAAAAATTAACTGAGTTTAGAAATCAAGTTGCAGAGATCAAGATCACTGCATACGACACGGTTTTTTCAACAATATCCAAAACTCAAACTTTAAAAATTTTCCCTGAATTTCTAAATGGTTTTGGCCAGGAAGTGTTTTTAGAGGAAACTCCTAAACAGCTGCTTTATATCAACGATGAGGTCAGTCGAGATTTTATCATCGACTCGAGTGAAGAGACGGAATATGCAGTTTATCTAAAAATTGGAAACCTAAAAAGCAATACCCTAAAAATCAAAGTGATGGATGTGAGTCCCACTAAGTATATTTCTAGAATAGAAGTAAATATGGGAGATTCTACTTTTGCTCCCTATGCAATAAATGGCGTTTCAAAAGTAGATTTAAATGCCAGAATTTATGATTATCAAGGAAGGGAATTTACCCCGACGAATTACCCGAAATTCTCTATTTGGTTTGATGGAGTGGAATACCAAAACCCAAGGGACATCCCGATTGAACGGTCAGGGACAATCCCTTTTTACGCTATTTCAGGAGAAAATAAATCTGAGGTGAAATATATTATTTCCAGAGAAAAGCCTGATTTGTCAAGGGTCTATAGTCTGCCTGTCATTTTTCATTTGGTAGGTAGACCAAATAGTTATCAGTTTAAATCAGAAGAAATTCCAGGGATATTAGAAAAGACAAATGCACATTTCAGAAATGAACAAAGGCCTTTTAGAAAAAGTCATAATGCAGTCGAATCTGGCATCCAATTTACCTTGGCACTCACAGATACACTAGGCAATTTATTAGAAGAGCCTGGCATCCATAGGATAGAAACTGATGTAATTGTATTCCCATTTAATTCAGATCTAACCAATAAATTCGTCTTTGAGCATCTTTGGGATCCAGAAAAATATGTCAATGTCTTCATCATGGACCTGACTAAAGCTGGAGGTTTTGCCAATTATCCCAGAGAATATCCAGCCGATCAAGTCCCTCCTCTGAACTTCAATTATATGGCTGCTGTAGATCCAACTTCATCTAACAAATCACTCACATTAACCCATGAACTCGGTCATTTTTTAGGACTCCGTCATATTTTCAATCTTGATGAAAACTATCCATGTGAAGATGGAGATGGATTTCCTGATACCGAGTCCTACTTGAGGAATAAAGACCTATTTACTTACCACCTCCCAATCTTTTGCAATGGCATTCCTTTTTTCTCTACCAATCAAATGGATTACGTCGGTGTCAGAAATAGTTTCACGCTCGATCAAGTCCTTAAAATGCGAGAGGTAGTTGCCAAGAACATCTATTTACCTGCCATCGATTCCAAAGGAAGAGTAGAACCTGGACCGTTTGTAAAAGGAACCTTAGATTTGACTGTCAAAGCAATTGAATAG
- a CDS encoding FG-GAP and VCBS repeat-containing protein has protein sequence MTFFILPWLAFLFSQASPNFEPQVIDDNVSIGYGIVIGDVDGDGKPDLILADKKQFVWYRNGDWKRFVLAENLTERDNVCIAARDIDGDGKVEIAVGAQWNPGETSNEDESGSVHYLIRPADPTQLWTAVQLSHEPTVHRMYWVKTGSGTYQLVVLPLHGRGNKAGEGAGVKVIAYEKPADPKDLWKTNLIDESMHLTHNMISKDLGVGEGETIFIGGKEGVKSFSYGNNGWFAGPTQESSPGHESYGELALAVIPGEGMLLAGVEPMHGNQVTTYTAIQESTQPQRIVLDKSLKEGHGIVTGDFLGNGSVQVVAGWRTPNEAGDIGIKLYEPINENYTEFKAHWIDQNGMATESLTAADLNGNGKLDLVASGRSTNNLKIYWNRRE, from the coding sequence ATGACCTTCTTTATTCTTCCATGGCTTGCATTTTTATTTTCCCAAGCCAGCCCAAACTTTGAACCCCAAGTCATTGACGACAATGTCTCCATAGGATATGGCATAGTCATAGGTGATGTGGATGGAGACGGAAAGCCGGATTTGATTTTGGCAGACAAAAAACAATTCGTGTGGTATCGAAACGGGGATTGGAAGCGCTTTGTATTGGCAGAAAACCTGACCGAGCGGGATAATGTCTGCATAGCAGCGCGGGATATCGATGGGGATGGCAAGGTGGAGATAGCCGTAGGTGCGCAATGGAACCCGGGAGAAACTAGCAATGAAGATGAATCAGGATCTGTTCATTACCTGATTCGACCAGCCGATCCTACCCAGCTTTGGACAGCAGTGCAACTTTCCCACGAGCCAACGGTACATCGCATGTACTGGGTGAAAACTGGAAGCGGCACATATCAACTAGTCGTGCTTCCTCTTCACGGACGAGGCAATAAAGCAGGTGAAGGTGCGGGGGTGAAGGTAATTGCCTATGAAAAACCTGCTGACCCAAAGGATCTCTGGAAAACCAACCTGATCGATGAATCCATGCACCTGACCCATAATATGATTTCCAAAGACCTGGGTGTGGGTGAAGGTGAGACGATTTTCATAGGAGGAAAAGAAGGTGTAAAAAGCTTTTCTTATGGGAATAACGGGTGGTTTGCCGGACCAACACAGGAGTCATCTCCTGGACATGAATCTTATGGTGAATTGGCTCTTGCAGTTATTCCAGGCGAAGGAATGCTGCTGGCTGGAGTGGAACCCATGCATGGCAATCAAGTGACAACATACACCGCTATCCAAGAATCTACCCAGCCACAGCGAATCGTCCTGGATAAAAGTCTGAAGGAAGGACATGGAATTGTGACAGGGGATTTTCTGGGGAATGGTAGTGTTCAAGTAGTTGCGGGATGGCGTACGCCAAATGAAGCAGGAGATATAGGAATCAAACTTTACGAACCTATAAACGAGAACTATACCGAATTCAAAGCTCATTGGATCGATCAAAACGGCATGGCAACAGAGAGCCTAACTGCTGCTGATCTCAACGGGAATGGAAAACTCGATTTGGTCGCATCCGGCCGATCCACCAACAACCTGAAGATTTATTGGAATAGAAGGGAGTAA
- a CDS encoding DUF1330 domain-containing protein — translation MGKYIDSNPGAGKRFYQNFHDKGKVVMLNLLKFRKMADYTHLKSIQPDNEMTGEEAYQFYLESNLPELEKAGSRIIYFGKCKDFLIGPEAEKWDAILLVEHASASKFIEFSQSDEYQKNAGHRTAALEDSRLLPSAPWSMSQVQI, via the coding sequence ATGGGCAAATACATTGATTCAAATCCTGGGGCTGGGAAGAGGTTTTATCAAAATTTTCACGACAAAGGAAAAGTAGTGATGCTAAATTTATTGAAGTTTAGAAAGATGGCGGATTATACTCACTTAAAATCAATCCAGCCTGACAATGAAATGACAGGAGAGGAAGCCTATCAATTTTATTTAGAAAGCAACTTACCAGAATTAGAAAAAGCTGGAAGTAGAATTATTTATTTTGGTAAATGCAAAGACTTTTTAATTGGTCCAGAAGCTGAAAAATGGGATGCAATACTATTAGTCGAACACGCATCTGCTTCTAAATTCATTGAATTTTCTCAAAGTGATGAATATCAAAAAAATGCAGGACATCGAACTGCTGCACTTGAGGATTCGAGGTTGTTACCTTCCGCACCATGGTCTATGTCTCAAGTACAAATTTAA